The window TGCTGGTCTTCTGTGGCTACTGCTGCTTGTCATGTGAGATGATTCATGAAGTGCCTTTAAACAAACATTATACAGTTTTTgtgagcaacaacaacaataaaaaagccTTATTGCACTGAGGCCAGGACAGAGACTTGTGTAACTGTTTTTGTACACTGTAATTAAGTTCCATTTCTGATTCTGTGGTGGTCCTATTTGCCATCACTGAGGTGGGACcacagaaagacaaaaagcaaaacacacttttgaaatTAAGATGTTCAATGGACCAAGATGTGTGGAAATCCTGAGGATATCTTAAATgatggacccccccccccaaaaataaattctgAATTTTATGACACTGACCCCGTTCAATTTTTGACCATTTGAAGCCATGTTTCTGCCAAGCAGTTTAGTTCAGTTTGATTAGGGTTAACATTCTATCTCAACGAAGAACTGACAATTCGGTGTCGAACAATCAATGAAGAGCAGCGTGTTTCGGTCGAAACAAGATAAGAAAGACGGGAAGTTTCGGTCTCACTCTTCAAAAGCATGCTAAAAAGTGGAATGGCACAGGTTGGCTATTCCGGGACCTTGACAAAAGAAACACCTAAAACCGCATTCCATACTGAACTGAACTGCTCGGTCGAAACAAGACTTTAGTTTACTATTTtcagattttatatatatatatatatatatatattttttatatagtttttaGCAACCACACTTGACATTATATAAGGATCAATTTGATGACATGCCTCCCATTTTAGTTGAATTAACTAAAAGGCTTTTCATCATCTTAAAACCTCATCGTTATTTGGACATAATACAGCTGCTAAACCCTCAAGTGACAGCAATCATATTATGAATAACACTTCCAAAAGTGATGCAATAATTGTGGAATCTAGCATCGTGTGTgtgtagaaaaacaaaatatcaaaCAGTAGAATTTCACAACCGTCCGTCAAAAAACCTAAGGGGaagagaaggggaaaaaaaaaatatataataaaaaattctCAGAGGACAGTTTACATCAGAGCCCAAAAATGTCGAGcatatttattacattatggAACCGCCGTCATTGTTTGGCTTTCCAGCTTGATGCCTGCCATGTGATTTATGGAACTGGGCAAATACAATAATGAATAGACCACCTACAGCCAAAAATCCCcataaacaacatttggaaaaatccaaattagttttgttttgcgaGAGTAAAATATAAACGTTTTAAGACGTTCAGATTTAGCCATAAttatagtgaaaaaaaaaaaaaaaaaaaaaaaaaaaatccgcgTGAGCTTCCTCTCTTCTCTTATTAGTCACCATAATGTGAAGAGGATGAAAGTATGGTGCATGGACTATTGATAGAAAAAGCgctaaacatttaaaagattAATGATATGCCCAAAGTAGTGTGATACAAcaggaaatattttgttaaatagGGCGTCTTGAGCAAATTAACCTCATTTACACATTCAAAAGAGAATATTTTACTGTCAGATGACAAATGGTAGAGTGAAGACATGTTCAACTGCTTTATCAATTTACACTGTAGCGGGATTTGTCAAAAATGACAATCTGTAAAAATGCAAAGTCTGACTGGAATGGCTCCAACAACAATTTAGAAAATCTGTTGATGGGTCCAGAACAAATGAGGTTTTTGTGTtgggggggaattttttttttttgtagaatgtTTTTGTATAATACCGCTAATAGAaaatctggttaaaaaaaaattcctcaaattagagtaaagcagtataacttcattatttctcacCATATCTCCTCGACCCTTTCTTTTCGTCTGCTACTCGGGAAACCTCTGCTTCGATTGACTGACAAGTTTTAAttcaaaatatccaccaataagctggTGCAGACCATATCAATTGGTTGGTCTTGTATTGGTTTATTTGTGCTTCACCAGAGTTCGATTAGTGTGTCTTAATTACTGTTATTAAACAAACCCGATTGTTGGTTGGGTTGGACTACGATTGAGTTCACCAAACCAGAGTTAATTTGAAACTGAAGTCAGGTGTGGACAAACTCGACCAGTGCAGGACGAGTTagttgatttgtttggcacCTGTGCTTGATTACCAAACATTGAGAATTTGCTAATGGATTGAACTTGGATGGAGCCCGATCACTTTCTCAACACAACACGACCGAACCAGTtttgaaccaaaacaaaccaactGATCCAGGATCAACTGGTTCATTTGGTCCAGAACAAAAGTCTAATTATTGGGTTTACATTTACACTATTGGATTTACATTTACACTGGACCGAATGAACCACACCGAGGGTGAAAATAAACGGAAACAATAACAGGGTTTACGGttcgaaaaaaataacaataatttgaGCAAACGGTAAAAATATCATCCTCAATTATATCATATTAGGTAGTGGAGAATACATACTATATACTGATTGATAACCTGAGACCTCAAACCATTAGATGGATCCAGTTTCACCAAAGTTCAGATTTTCTCCAAGTAATCATTTTCTGGCTTGGTCCAGGGGTCATCTGCTTGGAACTATATGTCATGAAGTACGTCATGACCAGAAATTATATATCTTCTcttgaaacatttttcattgtattatcTGCAAAACCGATAAAGTCTCGGTGTTCATCCAAGAGGCTTGCTGATGCTGTTTTTAATCGGGTTTTTGGACTTGAGTTAAATgataaaaagcaaaatgtaCAGTAGACGTCTCTTTCCCATTTTACTCATTTATCTACTCGTCTGTTCCTCCTAGAAATGCATCCTGCTTGTGAAAGTCTGCAAGCTCAATGGAATCAAGTGGAATCCAGGAAACACGACTTACAGTCTTGCATCCACCCAATTCCTAACACCGCCAGGCATCGCAAGATCCTCATTCCGATGAATAACGGGAAAGACGAGCGATGCAAGTGTGAGAGACAACGTGGGAGAGGAGACCTTTCCCGTGATGATATGTTGTTCCTGCTCAGTGTTCTGGAGGGAGAACTTCAGGTGGGATaaacttgaattttttttggatgTAGTCAAATGTACAACATGACTCAATCGTGAGCCCCATAAAGcactctggaaaaaaagtgcaaactCATTGTTGTGCTGTTCGTCACGCTAGGCGAGAGATGAAGTCATTGCAGTGCTGAAATCAGAGAGGACCGACTCTGCTCTACTGAAGACCCACTATGGTTTTATTGGACTACAGGGGGCGCTACGTTCCCTGCATGGAGACTCGCTGCAGTCACAACAACAGGACCGCTCACAGGATGTGTGCAAAACAGCTAGTGCTGAGGTATCAATAATAAGAAACCAGACACCATAGGGAGTCGGTAATCACATTTAATGAGGTGAACATAGCGCCATCTGACAAAAGCGGATTAATTACTGCTGCTTCACTGCACGTTGAGTAATTTTGTGCTGCCAGAGAAGCAATTACACTGTAATGATTTTGCGACCCCCTTGGATTGTTTTGGTTTCACTTGATTGAGAGTACTTTGCAAGTTTCCATCAGGATCTTCTGCTGTTGCTGAGAcaatagggaaaaaaaataaaatcctcacATTAACCCTGATTTTTGGAGAATTTTATTCCATTCCTGATGTGTTAACTGTATCGTGCCTTGCTTAATTCTTTTTGCAGCTTACTAATGTTATACGGTCCCAGAAAAGGTCAAACAAGTGGATGGAGCAGCAGCTTCTCGGGGTATCAAAGGCTTACCGAGATGCTGTTAGCAGGAGTGAGGAGCAGCTTAGAAGCCACCGGAATTTCGTAGAAAAGAGGAAGCGCTTTGTAGCATTACTGGAGGAGGACCGAGAAAGGTTAGTCGGTGCATCACGTCACTAAGTGCGTCATTAAGACATACAGAATTAggcaaaacacaaatacatttctgaAACCCTTTGTGGATCGTGGTAGAACCCATTAAATTTAGgtattttttcatgtcaatattaGGGCTGGATATAATACTCTTGTTTTATAAACGGTAAATATATAGATCCACTTTGCTCTGTAAATTGCACATgtgtaaatgaaaaatgattcaTAACTGTTGAAATTGGAATCATTTTTGTTAAGACATTTTAGATTCCTCATATGATTTACAACAAACTTTGCcacaagataataatcaataaatgtgaacatACATATGTAAACCGAAACCATTTGGAATAGTCAATATTCATAGCTCATTCAGCCACAAATATACTGGTCTGGCCCACTTGAGAATAGATCCAACTGGAGTGAATGTGGCCCGCCAACTAAAATGGGTTTGACAAGTCTGTTCGAAACAACAACACTTCTACATCCAAGCAGATCTTCACTAAGGCTCAAAACTAGCATAGAGTTCAGTATATACAGAAGATGAGTCTCCCCGccacaaaatatttacaaaacaatTAATGACTTTGTTGCTTTTGCACTAAGGAAATGTAGTCCCTACTGCTAACAGATGGACAGATAAAAATATGACATGCCATTTTTCCCCAATTTTGTTTCACAGTTGGACAAGCTTTCTCCATACAACTCAAATTGTAGTTACAGATGGTCATGACAGCATggcaaaaaaacccaacaaaaataaCTAACTGGAATAAGATTTTTTGCACAGTCCTCTATACtgtgaggaaaaacaactaCAGACTGCAGCTCAAATTCAAGTGTCATCCTTGCATTCAAACTATATAAATTGAGTAAATATCCATCCTGTCCCTCTTGGtatgaaatatgtacagtgaTTTAAGTGTTTCAGCAcactgtagaaaaaaaacatctggacgTTTTGACGTACAGTACACGTGAGCCCTTTTAGCCCATCTTCATCTGTAATGCTCATTCAAAGTTCCTCCACTTGGACAGTCTGGAGCAGTCCCGACTTGATTTGACCCGTGAGTGTGTCCAAGTTCTACTTGCGCTTGTAAACACAAAGATGCAATTACACGTACCATGCACTTTTGGCACCCTAGGTCAGCCAGTACCTCTTCAGAAGCAAAAGATTAATGGTGGCTAGAACGTTTTCCTTTCCAAATAGTGACTACATTCAAATGCGGCTTGTGGGTATGGCTAGGTCTGTTGGGTATGGCTAGGTCTGGTTCAGCTATGCTATTTGAGGCCTATGCTGGCTCTAGTACCGCCAGAGTCCACTCTGTAATCTAATTATGGAGTTTTTGGAAGACTAGCCTGCATTTGTTGGTAAGATTCCAAAAACTGAAAGTGATCCGCCACAGGAGCACATTGTAATTTAAGaccaaaaataatcatgaaacATAAAACGCTTTGTTTACTGTAACTCTGTATGAATACAAAGGGATGccctaaacaaacacaaatctgTGAGTTTTCATTGCATTGGCCAAATGATGAATAATACAGTGAAACGtgctggcacggtgggcgactggttagcacatctgcctcacagttctggggaccggggttcaaatcccggcctcgcctgtgtgaagtttgcatgttctccccgtgcctgcgtgggttttctccggg is drawn from Phycodurus eques isolate BA_2022a chromosome 12, UOR_Pequ_1.1, whole genome shotgun sequence and contains these coding sequences:
- the LOC133410520 gene encoding filamin A-interacting protein 1-like, which produces MHPACESLQAQWNQVESRKHDLQSCIHPIPNTARHRKILIPMNNGKDERCKCERQRGRGDLSRDDMLFLLSVLEGELQARDEVIAVLKSERTDSALLKTHYGFIGLQGALRSLHGDSLQSQQQDRSQDVCKTASAELTNVIRSQKRSNKWMEQQLLGVSKAYRDAVSRSEEQLRSHRNFVEKRKRFVALLEEDRERLVGASRH